A window of Chitinophaga sp. MM2321 contains these coding sequences:
- a CDS encoding AraC family transcriptional regulator encodes MFLHKQLPCPALQSYIEQIWVFESSTGIPPGDLALIVPNGMLKMIIPYKSAISSSRIGFADTHRESSIILIGQMDTPATIVSEGNCGSIGIEFKPFAAYRFFQVAMHELTNKVLTLETILGKAGRQLQEVVANETKVHRKIALTEQFLLRQLQVLNKEDVIVDYAAQQIFTNNGLITMEELSRKLGYTRRYLDIRFAQCMGLNPKTLAAVSRFQLFYKAYNQREVIHFFGKDLYDYYYDQSHFIKEFKRFTGFSPTRYARQDNAFGRIFYKS; translated from the coding sequence GTGTTTTTACATAAACAACTCCCCTGCCCTGCTTTGCAGTCCTACATTGAACAGATATGGGTATTTGAAAGCAGTACCGGTATTCCTCCGGGGGATCTTGCACTGATTGTTCCGAACGGGATGCTGAAAATGATTATTCCTTACAAAAGTGCGATCAGCAGCTCGCGCATTGGTTTTGCAGATACGCACCGTGAGTCGTCCATTATTCTTATCGGGCAAATGGATACGCCTGCAACAATTGTGAGCGAAGGTAACTGCGGCTCCATTGGTATTGAATTTAAACCCTTTGCGGCTTATCGTTTTTTTCAGGTGGCCATGCATGAACTGACCAATAAAGTATTGACGCTGGAAACCATACTGGGAAAGGCTGGCCGGCAACTACAAGAGGTGGTCGCCAATGAAACAAAGGTTCACAGAAAGATAGCCTTAACGGAACAGTTTTTATTGCGGCAGCTACAGGTATTGAATAAGGAAGATGTTATTGTGGATTATGCGGCGCAACAGATCTTTACTAATAATGGCCTGATCACGATGGAGGAGCTTTCCAGGAAGCTAGGCTATACGCGCCGTTACCTGGACATACGGTTTGCACAATGCATGGGATTGAATCCAAAAACGCTGGCAGCAGTGAGCCGGTTTCAACTGTTTTATAAAGCATATAATCAGCGGGAAGTAATTCATTTTTTTGGCAAGGATCTGTATGATTATTATTATGATCAGTCGCATTTTATAAAAGAGTTCAAACGGTTTACCGGGTTTTCCCCTACCCGATATGCCCGCCAGGACAATGCATTCGGGCGTATTTTTTACAAATCATAG